In Marinobacterium sp. LSUCC0821, the DNA window ACTCAAGCTGTTTCATACCAAGAGATACGCGTTTCTTCTCTTGATCGTACTTAAGTACTTTGACATCGATCTCATCACCCACATTCAGTTTTTCGCTTGGGTGTTTAATACGCTGCCATGAGATGTCGGTAATGTGTAGAAGACCATCTACACCACCTAGATCGATGAAGGCACCGTAGTCTGTAAGGTTCTTGACGATACCTTTCAGAGTCATACCCTCTTCCATCTGTTCAAGAAGCTTATCGCGCTCTTCGCTGTTAGCCTCTTCGAGAACAGCTCGTCGCGATACTACGATATTGTTAGTACGCTCATCGATCTTAACAATTTTGATCTCGATGTCCTGACCTTCAAGGTGACTTGTGTCACGAAGAGGACGACTATCAACCAAAGAACCTGGTAGGAAGGCACTTAAACCGTTAACTGTAACTGTTAGACCACCACGAACTCGACCACTGACGCGACCAGAAATGATCTCGCCCGCTTCGAAGGCTTTCTCAAGCACAACCCAAGCTTCGGCACGTTTCGCTCGTTCACGCGAAAGTTTTGTCTCACCAAAACCGTCTTCCAACGACTCTAGTGCAACCTGTACTTCATCACCTACAGCAACCTCAAGTTCGCCCTTAGCGTTCTTGAACTGCTCAATAGGAATTACGCCATCCGATTTGAGACCGGCATTAACAACAACAAAGTCGTTTTCGATCCCAACAACAGTCCCGGTAATAATTGAACCCGGGTTCATGTTGACCTGTTCTAGACTCGCTTCAAACAGATCGGCAAAGCTTTCGCTCATGGTCTAAGCCTCAGTTAATGAGTATTAGCGCAAGCCTTTATGGCGTGCCTCTTCTAACACTCTGTTCAGTACCTCATCGATAGTCATCGCTGTACTATCGAGTATTATTGCGTCATCAGCAGGGCACAAAGGGGCAACTGCTCGATTCATATCGCGATCATCACGCGCACGGATGTCGCGCAAGATATCTTCAAGGCTAGCACTGAGCCCCTTATCTATCAACTGCTTATAGCGACGATCTGCACGCACCTCGGCAGAGGCGTCAAGATAGATCTTCAAATTTGCATCTGGAAACACCACTGTACCCATGTCGCGACCGTCGCCTATAAGACCTGGTGCGATCGCAAAATCTCGCTGTCTCTGCAGTAACGCTTCACGCACAGGACCGAGCGAGGCAACCTTGGATGCGTCGTTACCTACCTGCTCTGCACGAATTGCGTGAGTGACATCCTCACCCTCGAGAAGAATCATCCCTTCTGAATTTTGGTCACTCGCCACAAAGCGAACATCCAAATGAGCGGCAATGACCTGCAAGGCTTCAACATCATCCATTGGCACGCCATGGTGAGCTGCAGCTAGAGCTGTTAAGCGATATAGCGCTCCGCTATCAAGCAGACTCCATCCTAAACGCTGAGATAAGAGTCGACAGATAGTACCTTTACCCGATCCACTTGGGCCATCAACTGTAATCACTGGCACCTTGTTTTCACTCTGCAGGGTCATCCACTACTCCTTAATTAACCGTATTCCGACGCGTCGAGCCTGTTCTAGATGCTCAGGAAACGCCGTACTTAAACTGCGACAGCCGGAAATCTTCACGGAACGATCAAACTTTAAGCTCACCATCACAAGTGCAAGCGCTAAAATTGGATGCTCACCCGCATCAAGGTTGACTGCACTCCAGGCTTGAACCGGCGCTATGTTAACTTCTGATTCTGTCATTTCGATGTCAGCGCCAGCAGATCGCAATTGCTCGACTGTTATCTTCAGTAATTCCAACTGACGAACCGGTAAGCGATCGATACCCAATAGATGCGATTCACTCTGGGCGCAACACATCGCGACCATTAACAGCGGCAGCTCA includes these proteins:
- the cmk gene encoding (d)CMP kinase, whose translation is MTLQSENKVPVITVDGPSGSGKGTICRLLSQRLGWSLLDSGALYRLTALAAAHHGVPMDDVEALQVIAAHLDVRFVASDQNSEGMILLEGEDVTHAIRAEQVGNDASKVASLGPVREALLQRQRDFAIAPGLIGDGRDMGTVVFPDANLKIYLDASAEVRADRRYKQLIDKGLSASLEDILRDIRARDDRDMNRAVAPLCPADDAIILDSTAMTIDEVLNRVLEEARHKGLR